The Oceaniferula marina region GGACCGCTGTTGATCGGAATCGGGGTGTATTGAATGGTGTCCAGTCCGAAATCAGGTAGGCAGGCAGTGAGCCGCGTTGAGGACGAGGAGAGAATACGAACCGAGCTGACGGCCGCATTGGTACTTTTTGCTCCGGCGATGATGCTGAGTTCAAACTGCCCGTCTGCGGTAGCCGCTTTCGGGATGTTGACGACCACCGTCTTTTCTGAGTTCGGTGGAATGGTGATATCTTTGTTGACCTCTTCTCGATCAACGGAGATGGAGACTTGGCGTTGTTCCTGGTCCGATGAGAGAACGATTTCAGCGGTATAAGTCGCATCAGCTTGGACTTGTCCGTAATTGAGGCTCACGGTTTTGGCAAAGGCAATGTTGCGGTCCTCAACCGAGGTGGGGACACTATCAGGCCAGACGTAGGGGCTTCCGGAAATAAGGTGCTCTGATTGTTTGCTATCCCCCAGATTGTCAAAGGCAACCGTGTGATCGGCCGATGATGCCATTGCGGATAACCCCCAGAAAAAGGCCGAGGATATGGAGAAAGTTTTTAAAAAGAAAGAAGGTGTGTTCATCGTGATGAAGTGAGGTTGGTTTTATGAATGGAATGGATGCCCGTCCTGCATCATTGCGGAACGTCCCCCATCCATCAGAATGGTATTGCCGGTAATAAACCGGGCATACGGGGAAGCGAGGTAGCAGCAGAGTGCACCAACATCTTCTGCCTTTCCGATGGATCGCGTGAGATGTCTCTGCTCCGTTTGCCTTTTTTCCTCTTCTGGGTTTGGAAACTGGTCAAACCAGGATTGGTTGCCCGGAGTATCAATAAACCCAGGGGCAATGCCGACAACCCGGACATCTGGCCCCCATTCGATGGCACAGCTTTGGACGAGACCTAACAATGCAGTCTTGCTGGTTTGATACGGAAAACACCCGGCAATGGTGGAGTAGGCATGGTTCGAGTTCATGACCTGAAACACTCCCTTGTTTTTTCGGAGCTCAGGGAGGGCGGCCTGCCCCAACCTCCAGTGCGAGCTCAGGTTAAGTTGAATGTTGTATTCCCAGTCTTCTTCACTGCAGGATTCGACTCCCTTGAAGATGTTGAGCCCGGCGTTGGAGATCACAATATCCAGGCCACCAAGCCGTTCGACGGCATCGGCGACATGCTGGGCGGGTGTTTGTTTGAGGCTGAGATCACCTTCGAGGTAGTGGCTCCGATGGCCCTGAGCTTCGAGGTGTTGCAGCAATTCCAGTGCGCGTTCATGGTCCGGGGCAACGCGTCCGGTGCCGACAACATCGCATCCAGCTTTTGCTAGTGTGATGGCGATGGCTTTTCCCAGGCCGTCGCTGGCTCCGGTGACGAGTGCTCGTTTCCCGGCGAGATTGATTTCTAGAGACATGATGGATAGTTTGTTTAGACGTAAAAGTTATCCTTGGCATCGAGTTCACGAATGCCCGGGTGTTTAGCGAGTTCTTCTTCGACGAGATCGACGCCGAGTCCTGGACGGTCTGATAGATGGAGATGGCCATCACGCACATCGAGTGGGTGGGTGATCACCTCATCTCGCCACGGGACGTCATTTTTCATGAACTCACAGCGGAAGAAGTTTGGGATGGAAGCGCAGACATGGGCGCTGGCAAGTGTTGAGAGGGGGCCGTTCGGGTTGTGAGGTGCGACCAGGACGTTGTAGGCTTCAGCCATCGTG contains the following coding sequences:
- a CDS encoding SDR family NAD(P)-dependent oxidoreductase, translating into MSLEINLAGKRALVTGASDGLGKAIAITLAKAGCDVVGTGRVAPDHERALELLQHLEAQGHRSHYLEGDLSLKQTPAQHVADAVERLGGLDIVISNAGLNIFKGVESCSEEDWEYNIQLNLSSHWRLGQAALPELRKNKGVFQVMNSNHAYSTIAGCFPYQTSKTALLGLVQSCAIEWGPDVRVVGIAPGFIDTPGNQSWFDQFPNPEEEKRQTEQRHLTRSIGKAEDVGALCCYLASPYARFITGNTILMDGGRSAMMQDGHPFHS